In the genome of Trichocoleus sp., the window CCACAGCCGGATAGTTTGGTCTTCACTGCCACTGGCTAGGAGACGACCATTAGGGCTGAAGGCCACTGAGCCAACTTCACTAGTATGGTCGTGTAACGTTGCCAAGCACGCTCCGTCTTGCACATTCCAAAGTCGAACTGATAAGTCTGAGCTGCCAGTTGCTAGAGTCTGACCATCTGGGCTGAAGGCAACACATATAACCCAACCTGTATGTCCGTGTAGGGTTCTGAGGCAGGAGCCATCTCGCACATCCCATAGCCGCACGGTTTGATCGTTGCTGCCACTCGCAAGGATGTGACCATCTAGGCTGAAGGCGACTGCCCAAACCCAACCCATATGTCCGTGTAGGGTTCTGAGGCAGGAGCCATCTCGCACATCCCATAACCGCACTGAATTGTCATGGCTGCCACTTGCTAACATTTGTCCATTGGGGCTGAAACTAACTGAGCAAACCCAACCCATATGTCCGTGTAGGGTTCTGAGGCAGGAGCCATCTCGCACATCCCATAGCCGCACGGTTTGATCAATGCTGCCACTTGCAACCATTTGACTATTGGGGTGAAATGCCACTGCCCAGCTCCAATTGGTATGTCCTGGCAAAGCCTTGCAAGTTTCTTGCTGCCAATCCCAGAGCCGCACGAGGGCATCATAACTACCACTGGCTAAAGTGGAGCCATCCGGACTAAAGCTGACTGAAGTGACCCCACTGGTTTGCCCCTGAAACGTCTTGAGGCAGGTGCCATTTTGGACATCCCACAATCGAAATGAGGCATTCTCGCTATTGCTCGCTAAGATTTGACCATCGGGACTGAACGCGACAGACCAAACACAACTGCTGTGACCTGGCAATCGTTTAAAGCACGTTCCGTCCTGCACGCTCCACAACCGTACTGAGGCGTCGTCACTACCACTGGCAAGGGTTTGACCATTGGGACTGAAGCTGAGTGAGGTGACCCAACTAGTATGCCCTTGCAGTGTTTTGCGGCAAATGCCGGTCTGCACGTCCCATAGTCGAATCGTGCGATCATCACTACCGCTGGCGAGGGTTTGACCGTCCGGGCTGAAGGCAACTGCCCAAACCCAACGGGTATGTCCTGACAATGTTTTGAGGGTGGTGCAGTGAGCAACACTCCACAATCGGATTGAGGAGTTGTCGCTGGCACTGGCCAGAATCTGTCCATTGGGACTAAAGTTGACTGAAGTGACCCCACCGGTATGACCCTGCAAAACCGTTAGGCAGGTGCCGTCGCGGGCATTCCAGAGCCGAATTGTTTGATCTTCACTGCCACTCGCCAGCATTTGACCATCGGGGCTGAATGCGATCGTCCAAACCCGACCGGAATGACCCCGCAGTATGTTGAGACAGGTGACTGAGAGATGGCTGGAATCACTCACTTCAGCCAGGTTTGCAGGATTGGACTGCTCAAAATCGAGGTTCTGCACATCCCACAACCGAATTAATGGGTCATCACTGCAACTGGCTAGCGTTTTGCCGTCGGGACTGAAGGCAACTGTCCAGATCCAACCGGTATGTCCCTTCAATGTCACAACCTGTTGACCATCGACCATTCGCCAGAGGCAAATCTTACCATCCACATCGCCTGTTGCCAGCAAGCTGCCATCTGGATTAAAGCTGACTGACACAACGCTACTTAAGGTCTCGGCAAACACAGATGTTGCCAAATCAGCGTTGCGAAAATTGACCCCTGACAGGTTGGCCTGCCGCAAGTCGGCTTGCCATATGCTTAGCTCCGAAAAGTCGCAGCCGCGCAAATCGCTTTGCAGATGCACCAGCAGGTTGAGCAGGTTGCCAGCAGTATAGTTTGGCTGAGGTGCTTGCTGTTGCTGCTCCAACATGGCTTTCAACTGCTGTTCCAGGGCTTGTGAATTGCCAAACTGAATCAGTAATTGTTCGGCGATCGGTTCAACGATCAAACGCTTTTGCATCTCTCGGACATAGTCTTTTGTCTGGGCTTTGAGCAAGGCATGAGTTTTGAGTCGCTCTGGTGTTTGGGTCGCAATTTCCCTAGAGACATACTGCACGAACTGGTCAGTCACATACTCCAGTACCACTGGCTGGAGAAAGAACCGCTCTCCCTCCTTCTCAATCAGCGATCGCCGCAATAAGGACTGAATTGCATGCGGCAGCCTGCGCCTGGAAACCGTGGTGACAATATCCCGACTCAACTCAACCAGCAAGATCGGTTCTCGATTGATCGCTAACCAAACGATCATTTCCTGCTCAATCTCAGACAGGCGGTCAAACTGTCGCTGGAGCAAGTCTCGTATGTCATCAAAGACGATTAAGCCCTGCTGCACATAGTTTAATACCTCGACAATTTTGCCATTAAATAGTTCTTGAGTCGCGGCTGCCACCAGCTTCAGCGCCAGGGGGTTGCCGCGATAGTGCGTCACTAATCTCTCCCATTCCGATGCTGTACCTGCAAAGATTCCTTTGGAGCGAAAGAGTTCTCGTCCGGCTTCGGGTTGCAGTCCCTGCAGTAGCAGCGTTCGTGCTGATCGTTCCTGACCTTCCAGTGGCACAATCTCTCTGGGCTTTTCGCGGCTAGTGAGCAACAAGCAACTCTGATGGGACACTTCCCCAAGCTCTTTGAATAGTTGACCGTATCCCTCGTAGCCCGCTCGATACTGTCCGGTTTGCCCTGCACTCAAAATCGTCTCAGCATTGTCCAGAACCAGTAAGCAGCGCTTTTGACGCAACCCCTGCATCAGCTTCAATAGTTTCCCATCCAGGCTGCTCGGCACAGCGATGTCCTCTCCCTGCGCCCGCAGTAGAATAGGTAGCACCGTCTCTAACCAGGCTTCAAACGGCGGTGCATTTTGCAGCGATCGCCACACCACCACCTCAAACTGAGTTTGAATCTGCTGCCCCAGTTTGGCGGCCAAGGCACTTTTGCCAATGCCACCAATTCCCAGCAGTGCCACGACTCGACAACGCTCCGTCACAATCCATTGCTCCAGGGTTTGCAGTTCCCCAGTTCGCCCATAGAACTGGGTGACATCCATCGCTTCTCCCCAGTCTGCGTGAGGGGCAACCGATACCGGCGCAGATAAACCAGAGGGGAGGTTGGTGGGACTCACTGATACCTCATCTAGTGCATCCGCTATCGCATCGGTTGACCCATCCACTGCAAATGCTTGGGTTTGTGTGGCGACAAACAATGACCTGTGCCAATAAGCTGCTAAAGCTGCTTGAAAGTTGGTCTTGCTGACGGTTTCTCCAAGGGCCTGTCCTAACAGTTTCCAGAACTTGGGACCCACATCATGCTTGAGATAGCTGACAGCATACCCAGAGGTTTTGGCTATCTGCTCGTAGGACTGTCGCTGTATCGAGCCGAGCAGGATTGAGGCTTCTACTTCGCTGAGTCGTCTGCCATTGTGGGCAAACATGGCTGAATTGGCAATCCGTAGTATCTGCTCAACGTCCATTACTGCTCAAGCGTAATCAGTTAGTATCGCCCGATTTTACCGCGACTGACCTTAACTTTTAGATCGCTGCATCATCATTGTCCACAATCGACTTCTAGTAAAGGCTACAGCTTCTCCAGGCTCAGCAAAAGCAGATCGAAAGTTAAGGTAGAACTGAGTATTTAGACTTAGTAATAACTCAATTCTAGGGAACTAAAGTCCTTAATTTTCCTGTAACGACAAACCAAAAAAACTCTCCTACAGTAGAGACATCAGGTTCAAAGGCGTAAGGCAAAGGAATTAGCAACCACTATCTCCTAATCGCTAACCGCTTAATAACTTTCACAATTCCCCGATTTCTAGCAGTAATCCAGTCTCACGACCCCGAACCTTCGGCTTGAGCTCAGGTCGAAAGACGGTCGACAGGCTAAGTTTCTGCTGCAACGGATTCGCTATCAAGTTGGTGTAGTGACGTAGTTGACAACTGACAGATCTTCCAAGCTTTTCTAATACTACACAGGAGGTATTGATGGAACGATATAGCTGTAAGGTCTGTGGTCACATTTATGAGCCGGCAGAGGGTGACCCGAAGGCTGGAATTGCTCCGGGAACAGCTTTTGAAGA includes:
- a CDS encoding NB-ARC domain-containing protein; amino-acid sequence: MDVEQILRIANSAMFAHNGRRLSEVEASILLGSIQRQSYEQIAKTSGYAVSYLKHDVGPKFWKLLGQALGETVSKTNFQAALAAYWHRSLFVATQTQAFAVDGSTDAIADALDEVSVSPTNLPSGLSAPVSVAPHADWGEAMDVTQFYGRTGELQTLEQWIVTERCRVVALLGIGGIGKSALAAKLGQQIQTQFEVVVWRSLQNAPPFEAWLETVLPILLRAQGEDIAVPSSLDGKLLKLMQGLRQKRCLLVLDNAETILSAGQTGQYRAGYEGYGQLFKELGEVSHQSCLLLTSREKPREIVPLEGQERSARTLLLQGLQPEAGRELFRSKGIFAGTASEWERLVTHYRGNPLALKLVAAATQELFNGKIVEVLNYVQQGLIVFDDIRDLLQRQFDRLSEIEQEMIVWLAINREPILLVELSRDIVTTVSRRRLPHAIQSLLRRSLIEKEGERFFLQPVVLEYVTDQFVQYVSREIATQTPERLKTHALLKAQTKDYVREMQKRLIVEPIAEQLLIQFGNSQALEQQLKAMLEQQQQAPQPNYTAGNLLNLLVHLQSDLRGCDFSELSIWQADLRQANLSGVNFRNADLATSVFAETLSSVVSVSFNPDGSLLATGDVDGKICLWRMVDGQQVVTLKGHTGWIWTVAFSPDGKTLASCSDDPLIRLWDVQNLDFEQSNPANLAEVSDSSHLSVTCLNILRGHSGRVWTIAFSPDGQMLASGSEDQTIRLWNARDGTCLTVLQGHTGGVTSVNFSPNGQILASASDNSSIRLWSVAHCTTLKTLSGHTRWVWAVAFSPDGQTLASGSDDRTIRLWDVQTGICRKTLQGHTSWVTSLSFSPNGQTLASGSDDASVRLWSVQDGTCFKRLPGHSSCVWSVAFSPDGQILASNSENASFRLWDVQNGTCLKTFQGQTSGVTSVSFSPDGSTLASGSYDALVRLWDWQQETCKALPGHTNWSWAVAFHPNSQMVASGSIDQTVRLWDVRDGSCLRTLHGHMGWVCSVSFSPNGQMLASGSHDNSVRLWDVRDGSCLRTLHGHMGWVWAVAFSLDGHILASGSNDQTVRLWDVRDGSCLRTLHGHTGWVICVAFSPDGQTLATGSSDLSVRLWNVQDGACLATLHDHTSEVGSVAFSPNGRLLASGSEDQTIRLWNVQDGTCQKVLQGHTSRVRVQFSPVDVSLPSGTGPILVSGSQDETIKLWNPTTGECLKTLRADRLYEGMNIRGAQGLTAAQQATLKALGAVEI
- a CDS encoding rubredoxin, with product MERYSCKVCGHIYEPAEGDPKAGIAPGTAFEDLPEDWVCPVCGAKKAKFQPVLPGGV